A genomic region of Streptomyces sp. NBC_00247 contains the following coding sequences:
- a CDS encoding Rieske (2Fe-2S) protein — MSVTEQPPGNERPPTGGDPREALHDRISADALTTRRDYLRIVTTVSGGLAVGGIGVAAGILHRHGDTDDGKPARPKMIASRLLPGESLAFRYPGEEDRAVAVRLDDGTLVGYSAICTHLACAVLWRKDRGTEGELYCPCHEGVFDARTGEVTAGPPPRGLPKVVVTEEADGSVWAIGTTRSGESIEEGVCRQLRETKPGLAGRLDCPGTADGVEAPGRGGNGGAEPPERTGTASAHRARDTETGGRA, encoded by the coding sequence ATGAGCGTCACCGAACAGCCCCCGGGCAACGAACGGCCGCCCACCGGCGGCGACCCCCGCGAGGCCCTGCACGACCGGATCTCCGCCGACGCCCTCACCACCCGCCGCGACTACCTCCGGATCGTCACCACCGTCTCCGGCGGCCTGGCCGTCGGCGGCATCGGGGTGGCCGCCGGCATCCTGCACCGCCACGGCGACACCGACGACGGCAAGCCGGCCCGGCCCAAGATGATCGCCTCCCGGCTGCTCCCCGGCGAGTCCCTCGCCTTCCGCTACCCGGGCGAGGAGGACCGGGCGGTGGCCGTACGGCTCGACGACGGCACCCTCGTCGGCTACTCCGCCATCTGCACCCACCTCGCCTGCGCCGTGCTGTGGCGGAAGGACCGGGGTACCGAGGGCGAGTTGTACTGCCCCTGCCACGAGGGCGTCTTCGACGCGCGCACCGGCGAGGTCACGGCCGGCCCGCCGCCGCGCGGGCTGCCCAAGGTGGTCGTCACCGAGGAGGCGGACGGCAGCGTCTGGGCGATCGGCACGACCCGGTCCGGCGAGTCCATCGAGGAAGGCGTCTGCCGCCAGCTCCGGGAGACCAAACCCGGCCTCGCCGGCCGCCTCGACTGCCCCGGCACCGCCGACGGCGTCGAAGCACCGGGCCGGGGCGGGAACGGGGGCGCCGAGCCACCGGAACGCACCGGAACGGCGTCCGCGCACCGCGCCCGTGACACGGAGACGGGGGGCCGGGCGTGA
- a CDS encoding 4Fe-4S dicluster domain-containing protein produces the protein MMGRTIFIDPGRCIGCQACVSACRECDSHRGKSMIHLDYTDEGRSVASLPTVCMHCEDPVAPCAEVCPADAILVTADGVVQQADTTRCIGCANCVNACPFGVPKIDLGAKLQLKCNLCYDRTAYGLAPMCATVCPTGALFYGTVEELQAERPGVQVADTFVFGETEVRTGVAMVVPADKVQWPVPGGLPVVEINGKDVRR, from the coding sequence GTGATGGGCAGAACGATCTTCATCGATCCCGGCCGCTGCATCGGCTGCCAGGCCTGCGTCTCCGCCTGCCGCGAGTGCGACTCGCACCGCGGCAAGTCGATGATCCACCTCGACTACACCGACGAGGGCCGGTCCGTGGCCTCCCTTCCGACCGTCTGCATGCACTGTGAGGACCCCGTCGCCCCGTGCGCCGAGGTCTGCCCCGCCGACGCCATCCTCGTGACGGCCGACGGCGTGGTGCAGCAGGCCGACACCACCCGCTGCATCGGCTGCGCCAACTGCGTCAACGCCTGCCCCTTCGGCGTACCCAAGATCGACCTCGGCGCGAAGCTCCAGCTGAAGTGCAACCTCTGCTACGACCGCACCGCTTACGGCCTCGCCCCCATGTGCGCCACCGTCTGCCCCACCGGAGCCCTCTTCTACGGAACCGTCGAGGAGCTCCAGGCGGAGCGCCCGGGGGTCCAGGTCGCCGACACCTTCGTGTTCGGCGAGACCGAGGTACGCACCGGAGTCGCCATGGTCGTCCCCGCGGACAAGGTCCAGTGGCCCGTCCCCGGCGGGCTGCCCGTCGTCGAGATCAACGGTAAGGACGTCCGCCGATGA
- a CDS encoding molybdopterin oxidoreductase family protein produces the protein MTADPRAADHGAAVPPVSSGHRAAVPLDPSLAPPGTRAFRDAGGIPADQWHADQDGETLVPTHCCFCGVQCGMYLRVDRGGKVFGVEPRNHDINRMRLCPKGINAYQQVNHPDRLTAPLMRRSRDEEFAEVSWDEALAFTVSEIRRIQEMYGKDAFGLLGGASLFSEKTYLVGKFARVALRTKHVDYNGRLCMVSAAGANKLAFGIDRAGNPFSDILLTDCLLIAGSNLGECFPVLTQYVWGARDRGASLIVVDPRETAVARTADIHVALKPGTDSAFFNSVLSVIVEEGLTDEEYLAEHTTGWEEVKAKAAEYPPSRAAGICGVPAEQIVQVARTFARAPKAMAWHARGIEHHSQGVENCLTVINLCAATGHIGKPGAGYGTLTGQGNGQGGREHGQKADLLPGGRSILDEEHRRQICEVWGIEESELPTAGTSMMEMVWQMQRREIRGLIGICNNPFVSLPNYRVVKEGYDATEFHAQFDFFLSETAANAHVVFPVTTWAEDDGVMANAEARVVKHNKAQEPPPGVRTDTWVMCELARRLGAGDKFAFADSREVFEELRTASRGTVIDYYGITYERLEETGGIAWPCPTTDHPGTPRLFEDGRTYHEDGKIHLQVVEWHLPMDPYSDEFPMSLTTGRTVAHFLSGNQTRRLGALVEQTPRPWAEVHPSHGFRTGEPVRVVTRRGSEVFPALVTEAIRPDTVFLPYHWPVPTSANALTIDALDPRSKIPEYKVCACRIEHASELDTVPSPPVAPGHVAYPETQVSRTDPLPPTSPQGRGTSERS, from the coding sequence GTGACCGCGGACCCGCGAGCCGCCGACCACGGCGCGGCCGTTCCCCCCGTTTCGTCGGGCCACCGTGCCGCCGTGCCCCTCGACCCCTCCCTCGCCCCTCCCGGCACCCGCGCGTTCCGCGACGCCGGAGGCATTCCCGCCGACCAGTGGCACGCCGACCAGGACGGCGAGACCCTCGTCCCCACCCACTGCTGCTTCTGCGGCGTCCAGTGCGGGATGTACCTGCGGGTCGACCGCGGCGGCAAGGTCTTCGGCGTGGAACCCCGCAACCACGACATCAACCGGATGCGGCTCTGCCCCAAGGGCATCAACGCCTACCAGCAGGTCAACCACCCCGACCGGCTCACCGCCCCGCTGATGCGCCGCTCCCGCGACGAGGAGTTCGCGGAGGTCTCCTGGGACGAGGCGCTCGCCTTCACCGTCTCCGAGATCCGCCGCATCCAGGAGATGTACGGGAAGGACGCGTTCGGCCTCCTCGGCGGCGCCAGCCTCTTCTCCGAGAAGACCTACCTGGTCGGCAAGTTCGCCCGGGTCGCGCTCAGGACCAAGCACGTCGACTACAACGGCCGGCTCTGCATGGTCAGCGCCGCCGGGGCCAACAAACTCGCCTTCGGCATCGACCGCGCCGGCAACCCCTTCTCCGACATCCTGCTCACCGACTGCCTGCTCATCGCCGGCTCCAACCTCGGCGAGTGCTTCCCGGTGCTGACCCAGTACGTCTGGGGAGCCCGGGACCGGGGCGCCAGCCTCATCGTCGTCGACCCGCGCGAGACCGCCGTCGCCCGCACCGCCGACATCCACGTGGCGCTCAAGCCCGGCACGGACTCGGCGTTCTTCAACTCCGTGCTCAGCGTGATCGTCGAGGAGGGGCTCACCGACGAGGAGTACCTCGCCGAGCACACCACCGGCTGGGAGGAGGTGAAGGCCAAGGCGGCCGAGTACCCGCCGTCCCGCGCGGCCGGGATCTGCGGCGTTCCCGCCGAGCAGATCGTCCAGGTCGCCCGGACCTTCGCCCGCGCACCCAAGGCCATGGCATGGCATGCCCGGGGCATCGAGCACCACTCGCAGGGGGTCGAGAACTGCCTCACCGTCATCAACCTCTGCGCCGCCACCGGCCACATCGGCAAACCCGGCGCCGGATACGGAACCCTCACCGGCCAGGGCAACGGCCAGGGCGGTCGCGAGCACGGCCAGAAGGCCGACCTGCTGCCCGGCGGACGTTCCATCCTCGACGAGGAGCACCGCCGCCAGATCTGCGAGGTCTGGGGCATCGAGGAGTCCGAACTCCCCACCGCCGGCACCTCCATGATGGAGATGGTCTGGCAGATGCAGCGCCGCGAGATCCGCGGCCTGATCGGCATCTGCAACAACCCCTTCGTCTCCCTCCCGAACTACCGGGTGGTCAAGGAGGGGTACGACGCCACCGAGTTCCACGCCCAGTTCGACTTCTTCCTCTCCGAGACCGCCGCCAACGCCCACGTGGTCTTCCCCGTCACCACCTGGGCCGAGGACGACGGCGTGATGGCCAACGCGGAGGCCCGCGTCGTCAAGCACAACAAGGCGCAGGAGCCGCCCCCCGGCGTCCGGACCGATACGTGGGTGATGTGCGAACTCGCCCGGCGCCTCGGAGCCGGCGACAAGTTCGCCTTCGCCGACTCGCGCGAGGTCTTCGAGGAGCTGCGCACCGCCTCCCGGGGCACCGTCATCGACTACTACGGCATCACCTACGAACGGCTGGAGGAGACCGGAGGCATCGCGTGGCCCTGCCCCACCACCGACCACCCCGGCACCCCCCGCCTCTTCGAGGACGGCCGGACCTACCACGAAGACGGCAAGATCCACCTCCAGGTCGTCGAGTGGCACCTGCCGATGGACCCGTACAGCGACGAGTTCCCGATGTCCCTCACCACCGGGCGCACCGTCGCGCACTTCCTCTCCGGCAACCAGACCCGCCGGCTCGGCGCCCTCGTGGAGCAGACGCCCCGGCCCTGGGCGGAGGTCCACCCGTCCCACGGCTTCCGCACCGGCGAACCCGTCCGGGTCGTCACCCGGCGAGGCAGCGAGGTCTTCCCCGCCCTCGTCACCGAGGCGATCCGCCCCGACACCGTCTTCCTGCCGTACCACTGGCCGGTCCCCACGTCCGCCAACGCCCTCACCATCGACGCGCTCGACCCCCGCTCGAAGATCCCCGAGTACAAGGTGTGCGCCTGCCGCATCGAGCACGCCTCCGAGCTCGACACCGTGCCCTCGCCGCCCGTCGCCCCCGGACACGTCGCGTACCCGGAGACCCAGGTCTCCCGGACCGACCCGCTGCCCCCCACGTCCCCGCAGGGCCGTGGCACCTCGGAGAGGAGCTGA
- a CDS encoding MFS transporter: MTEPPEASAAPPTPGDPTSSSGVSARVTTDAPPPSGPVGALRKAAAALPGSVNARATMVGAAVSALLILAIVLGSRLLVNFDSALLPYAVASVFLAFGVAYRYTVWISAPGAARLFKQGWRSLFSAENFRQAPTALPKMIATYLGFQKFLGARSHARWAAHQLIFWGCVLAALITFPLIWGWFTFTSGSGSGPGYEMRIWGFKILGFDSLSFIGWVMFHGLDLAAVLVIPGASYFLWRRMKDRGASTGQRFGYDLIPLIALIVISVTGLLLTFSSIFLHGGGYEFLAVLHMVAVVFTLIYIPFGKFFHIVQRPAAVGMQLFKYTARQGDEIFACRRCGQDIDTGPYVENLRGTMRDLRLDFDEWAEYCPRCKRVLRGSAYLTHVKKGFK, encoded by the coding sequence GTGACCGAGCCACCAGAAGCCTCCGCCGCACCACCTACGCCCGGTGATCCCACCTCCTCGTCCGGCGTCTCGGCGCGGGTGACCACCGACGCGCCGCCCCCGTCCGGTCCGGTCGGTGCCCTCCGCAAGGCGGCAGCCGCCCTGCCCGGGTCCGTCAACGCGCGGGCGACCATGGTCGGCGCGGCCGTCTCGGCCCTGCTGATCCTCGCGATCGTCCTCGGCAGCCGACTGCTGGTGAACTTCGACTCAGCCCTGCTCCCCTACGCCGTCGCCAGCGTCTTCCTGGCCTTCGGCGTCGCCTACCGCTACACGGTCTGGATCTCCGCCCCCGGTGCCGCGCGGCTCTTCAAGCAGGGCTGGCGCAGCCTCTTCTCCGCCGAGAACTTCCGTCAGGCCCCCACCGCCCTGCCGAAGATGATCGCCACCTACCTCGGGTTCCAGAAGTTCCTCGGCGCTCGCTCGCACGCCCGCTGGGCCGCCCACCAACTGATCTTCTGGGGCTGCGTCCTGGCCGCCCTGATCACCTTCCCGCTGATCTGGGGCTGGTTCACCTTCACCTCGGGGTCCGGTTCCGGCCCCGGGTACGAGATGCGGATCTGGGGCTTCAAGATCCTCGGCTTCGACTCGCTCAGCTTCATCGGATGGGTGATGTTCCACGGCCTGGACCTCGCGGCCGTCCTCGTCATCCCCGGCGCCTCGTACTTCCTCTGGCGCCGCATGAAGGACCGCGGCGCCAGCACCGGACAGCGCTTCGGCTACGACCTGATCCCGCTGATCGCGCTGATCGTCATCTCCGTCACCGGACTGCTGCTCACCTTCTCGTCGATCTTCCTGCACGGCGGAGGCTACGAGTTCCTCGCCGTCCTCCACATGGTCGCCGTGGTCTTCACCCTCATCTACATCCCGTTCGGGAAGTTCTTCCACATCGTCCAGCGCCCGGCCGCCGTCGGCATGCAGCTGTTCAAGTACACCGCCCGCCAGGGGGACGAGATCTTCGCCTGCCGGCGCTGCGGACAGGACATCGACACCGGGCCCTACGTCGAGAACCTCCGCGGCACCATGCGCGACCTGCGGCTCGACTTCGACGAGTGGGCCGAGTACTGCCCGCGCTGCAAGCGGGTGCTGCGCGGCAGCGCCTACCTCACCCACGTGAAGAAGGGCTTCAAGTGA
- a CDS encoding DUF6227 family protein has protein sequence MSDPYETTEQHLDRLLRRALNSFDLPDSTVERLGTALAHSSTLHSSHHSAELHRETYRHTYLLTDGSALSLWELVHGGGRDAPATREHELYDEEADAHVAAARVTGVFADAPAFTEDAPTVDLDALNALMAAPSGPSPRTYAPDNSADHARRVLRRAENPDRPGGATARLLRSAFAHHITQIFGRQFRVGGHDAGFTLYEHAFLLLDGSETSLWEVEHTATEDGRHMCEVYTDEQTARDAMEHRTRIC, from the coding sequence TTGAGCGATCCGTACGAGACAACCGAGCAGCACCTCGACCGACTCCTGCGACGGGCCCTCAACTCCTTCGACCTGCCCGACAGCACGGTCGAACGGCTCGGCACGGCACTCGCGCACAGCAGCACCCTGCACTCCTCGCACCACAGCGCGGAGCTGCACCGCGAGACGTACCGCCACACCTACCTGCTCACCGACGGCAGCGCGCTCAGTCTCTGGGAGCTGGTGCACGGCGGCGGCCGTGACGCACCCGCCACCCGGGAGCACGAGCTGTACGACGAGGAGGCGGACGCCCACGTCGCCGCCGCCCGGGTCACCGGCGTGTTCGCGGACGCCCCGGCGTTCACCGAGGACGCGCCGACCGTCGACCTGGACGCCCTGAACGCCCTGATGGCCGCCCCCTCGGGGCCGTCGCCCCGGACGTACGCCCCCGACAACAGTGCCGACCACGCACGCCGGGTGCTGCGCCGCGCGGAGAACCCGGACCGTCCGGGCGGGGCCACGGCCCGGCTGCTGCGCTCGGCCTTCGCCCACCACATCACCCAGATCTTCGGCCGGCAGTTCCGGGTGGGCGGCCACGACGCCGGGTTCACCCTCTACGAGCACGCGTTCCTGTTGCTCGACGGCAGCGAGACCAGCCTCTGGGAGGTCGAGCACACGGCGACCGAGGACGGCCGCCACATGTGCGAGGTCTACACCGACGAGCAGACGGCCCGCGACGCGATGGAGCACCGCACCCGCATCTGCTGA
- a CDS encoding sigma-70 family RNA polymerase sigma factor: MATRAVARRSSPTGGTERARSVRGGSGEIADRDLVGMYLDEIARTPLLDAAKEVELSQAIEAGVYARKILDGEVESDAGGAKPEELEALFDESERAKDVFIRSNLRLVVAVARRYPRAGLPLLDLIQEGNAGLVRAVEKFDYAKGFKFSTYATWWIRQAITRSIADQSRTIRLPVHLVEELGRIRRVQREFNREHGRDPEHAEIAAELDSNTERVSNVLDWARDPVSLNMPVDDNGDTQFGDLLEDTSAVSPEQSVMSLLRSEELEELIGKLDNRTASIIRMRYGIEDGRERTLTEVGKEHGLTRERIRQIEKHALVELKRMARDTGFDAAA, encoded by the coding sequence ATGGCAACCCGTGCCGTCGCCCGTCGTTCGTCACCCACCGGTGGGACCGAACGGGCCCGCAGTGTTCGCGGTGGAAGCGGAGAGATCGCCGACCGCGACCTGGTCGGCATGTACCTCGACGAGATCGCGCGAACGCCCCTGCTCGACGCCGCCAAGGAGGTCGAGCTGTCGCAGGCAATCGAGGCGGGTGTGTACGCCCGCAAGATCCTCGACGGTGAGGTCGAGAGCGACGCAGGTGGGGCGAAGCCCGAGGAGCTGGAAGCGCTGTTCGACGAGAGCGAGCGCGCCAAGGACGTCTTCATCCGCTCCAACCTCCGTCTCGTCGTCGCCGTGGCCCGTCGCTACCCGCGCGCGGGTCTGCCGCTGCTCGACCTGATCCAGGAGGGGAACGCCGGCCTGGTGCGCGCGGTCGAGAAGTTCGACTACGCCAAGGGCTTCAAGTTCTCCACGTACGCCACCTGGTGGATCCGTCAGGCCATCACCCGCTCGATAGCGGACCAGTCGCGCACGATCCGCCTCCCCGTCCACCTGGTGGAAGAGCTGGGCCGCATCCGCAGGGTCCAGCGCGAGTTCAACCGTGAGCACGGACGCGACCCGGAGCACGCGGAGATCGCCGCGGAGCTGGACTCCAACACCGAGCGGGTCAGCAACGTCCTGGACTGGGCCCGCGACCCGGTCAGCCTCAACATGCCGGTCGACGACAACGGCGACACGCAGTTCGGCGACCTGCTGGAGGACACCTCCGCCGTCTCGCCCGAGCAGTCCGTGATGTCGCTGCTGCGCAGCGAGGAGCTGGAGGAGCTGATCGGCAAGCTCGACAACCGCACCGCCTCCATCATCCGGATGCGTTACGGAATCGAGGACGGCCGTGAGCGGACGCTGACCGAAGTGGGCAAGGAACACGGTCTGACGCGTGAGCGGATCCGCCAGATCGAGAAGCACGCGTTGGTCGAATTGAAGCGAATGGCGCGCGACACGGGCTTTGACGCTGCGGCGTGA
- a CDS encoding GNAT family N-acetyltransferase, with the protein MSRIPTDTQVRPGTEGDLGALTDLYNHYVRETALTFDVTPFTPEERMPWLRAHPDRGPHRLLVAEDTRTTADGGDGVPGRVLGYATSSAFRPKAAYGTSVEVSVYCAPDATGRGIGTLLYTALFEALAGEDLHRAYAGITQPNEPSGRLHAAFGFRPLGTYTEVGRKFGRYWDVSWFEKPL; encoded by the coding sequence ATGTCCCGCATACCCACGGACACGCAGGTCAGACCTGGTACGGAGGGTGATCTGGGGGCCCTCACGGACCTGTACAACCACTACGTCCGTGAGACCGCGCTCACTTTCGACGTGACCCCGTTCACCCCCGAGGAGCGCATGCCCTGGCTGCGCGCCCATCCGGACCGCGGCCCGCACCGCCTGCTCGTCGCCGAGGACACCCGTACGACGGCGGACGGCGGCGACGGGGTGCCGGGCAGGGTGCTGGGTTACGCCACCAGCAGCGCGTTCCGCCCCAAGGCGGCGTACGGGACCTCGGTGGAGGTCAGCGTCTACTGCGCGCCGGACGCTACGGGCCGGGGCATCGGGACGCTGCTCTACACGGCGCTCTTCGAGGCGCTGGCCGGTGAGGACCTGCACCGCGCGTACGCGGGCATCACCCAGCCGAACGAGCCGTCCGGGCGCCTCCACGCGGCCTTCGGCTTCCGCCCGCTCGGCACGTACACCGAGGTGGGGCGGAAGTTCGGGCGGTACTGGGACGTGAGCTGGTTCGAGAAGCCGCTCTGA
- a CDS encoding dioxygenase family protein gives MTDTTERMPALYLSHGAPPLADDPVWTGELAAWSADLPRPRAILIVSAHWEEAPLAIGATTTVPLVHDFWGFPEHYYQVRYAAPGAPELAEDVRKLLRAAGTPVQDIPDRGLDHGAYVPLVEMFPDAGIPVLQISMPTLDPRRLMDIGRKLAPLRDEGVLIVGSGFFTHNLAALRHAGGGTPGWSAEFDDWGNRALQAQDVDALLDFEHKSPAGRLAHPRTEHFAPLFVTLGASEGELDRGRSVIDGFWMGLAKRSVQFG, from the coding sequence ATGACCGACACCACCGAGCGCATGCCCGCGCTCTACCTCTCCCACGGCGCCCCGCCGCTCGCCGACGACCCGGTGTGGACGGGGGAGCTGGCCGCCTGGTCCGCGGACCTGCCCCGGCCGCGCGCGATCCTGATCGTCTCCGCCCACTGGGAGGAGGCCCCGCTCGCGATCGGCGCCACCACGACGGTGCCCCTCGTCCACGACTTCTGGGGCTTTCCCGAGCACTACTACCAGGTGCGCTACGCCGCCCCGGGCGCCCCGGAGCTGGCCGAGGACGTCCGCAAGCTGCTGCGCGCCGCCGGTACCCCGGTCCAGGACATCCCGGACCGGGGCCTCGACCACGGCGCGTACGTCCCGCTGGTGGAGATGTTCCCCGACGCGGGCATCCCGGTCCTCCAGATCTCCATGCCCACGCTCGACCCGCGCAGGCTGATGGACATCGGCCGCAAGCTCGCCCCGCTGCGGGACGAGGGCGTACTGATCGTCGGCAGCGGCTTCTTCACCCACAACCTCGCCGCGCTCCGCCACGCCGGGGGCGGCACCCCGGGCTGGTCGGCGGAGTTCGACGACTGGGGGAACCGGGCCCTTCAGGCGCAGGACGTCGACGCGCTGCTCGACTTCGAGCACAAGTCCCCGGCCGGCCGCCTCGCCCATCCTCGTACCGAGCACTTCGCGCCACTCTTCGTGACGCTGGGCGCCTCCGAGGGCGAGCTCGACCGGGGCCGCAGCGTGATCGACGGCTTCTGGATGGGGCTGGCGAAACGTTCGGTCCAGTTCGGCTGA
- a CDS encoding MarR family winged helix-turn-helix transcriptional regulator has product MTTAPTTGTRWLTDDEQSVWRAYLQTTTLLEDHLDRQLQRDAGMPHVYYGLLVQLSQSPGGQLRMTELAKDAKITRSRLSHAIARLEKNGWVRREDCPTDKRGQNAVLTEEGHAMLRRSAPGHVAAVRQAMFDRLTHEQVSRLGEIMRTLAAGLEPDRVDADLPWLR; this is encoded by the coding sequence ATGACCACGGCACCCACGACCGGCACACGGTGGCTCACCGACGACGAGCAGAGCGTCTGGCGTGCCTACCTCCAGACGACCACGCTGTTGGAGGACCACCTCGACCGCCAGTTGCAGCGGGACGCGGGCATGCCGCACGTCTACTACGGGCTGCTCGTCCAGCTCTCCCAGTCGCCCGGCGGGCAGCTCAGGATGACCGAGCTGGCGAAGGACGCCAAGATCACCCGGTCCCGGCTCTCGCACGCCATCGCCCGGCTGGAGAAGAACGGCTGGGTGCGCCGGGAGGACTGTCCGACCGACAAGCGCGGCCAGAACGCGGTCCTCACCGAGGAGGGACACGCGATGCTGCGGCGCTCGGCGCCGGGCCATGTCGCCGCCGTCCGCCAGGCGATGTTCGACCGGCTCACGCACGAACAGGTGTCCCGGCTCGGGGAGATCATGCGGACCCTGGCGGCGGGACTGGAACCGGACCGCGTGGACGCCGACCTGCCCTGGCTCCGCTGA
- a CDS encoding MFS transporter, translating to MSETLSKNAGVPASDPGRWKALAFIALAQLMVVLDATIVNIALPKAQVDLGISDANKQWVITAYALAFGGLLLFGGRISDLFGRKRTFTIGLIGFALASALGGAATNQALLFGSRALQGVFGALLAPAALSLLAVTFTDAKERAKAFGIFGAIAGGGGAVGLLLGGFLTDSLNWRWTFFVNIPFAIVAAVGAYLYIREPAGTRNRSSLDIPGVLLSTLGLVSLVYGFTRAESAGWSDALTVGSFVAAVVLLGAFILVESRVTSPLLPLRVLADRNRGGIYLSLGLAVIGMFGLFLFLTYYLQVVKGYSSLSTGFAFLPMVAGMITGSTQIGARLMTRVPPRLLMGPGFLLAAIGMLLLTRLEIDSSYAGVILPGMVLLGLGMGTAFMPAMSMATHGIEPRDAGVASAMVNTSQQVGGAIGTALLNTIAASATTAFITDHAATATDPKLLQLQAMVDGFASAIWWAVGILVVASAIAFTLINAGKPSMGPVSQGGGTRDAEEDEFKIPVIAH from the coding sequence ATGTCAGAAACCCTGTCGAAGAACGCCGGAGTGCCGGCTTCCGACCCCGGGCGCTGGAAGGCACTCGCCTTCATCGCCCTCGCCCAGCTGATGGTCGTGCTCGACGCGACCATCGTGAACATCGCGCTGCCCAAGGCCCAGGTGGACCTCGGCATCTCCGACGCCAACAAGCAGTGGGTCATCACGGCCTACGCCCTCGCCTTCGGCGGGCTGCTGCTCTTCGGCGGCCGGATCTCCGACCTCTTCGGCCGCAAGCGCACCTTCACCATCGGTCTGATCGGCTTCGCGCTGGCCTCCGCGCTCGGCGGTGCTGCCACCAATCAGGCACTGCTGTTCGGCTCCCGCGCCCTCCAGGGCGTCTTCGGCGCCCTGCTCGCGCCCGCGGCCCTCTCACTGCTCGCCGTGACGTTCACCGACGCCAAGGAGCGCGCCAAGGCGTTCGGCATCTTCGGTGCCATCGCCGGTGGTGGCGGCGCGGTCGGTCTGCTCCTCGGTGGCTTCCTCACCGACTCGCTCAACTGGCGCTGGACCTTCTTCGTCAACATCCCGTTCGCGATCGTCGCGGCGGTCGGTGCGTACCTCTACATCCGTGAGCCCGCCGGTACGCGCAACCGTTCCTCGCTCGACATCCCGGGCGTGCTGCTCTCCACCCTCGGCCTGGTCTCGCTGGTCTACGGCTTCACCCGCGCCGAGTCGGCCGGCTGGTCGGACGCGCTGACCGTCGGTTCGTTCGTCGCGGCCGTCGTGCTGCTCGGCGCCTTCATCCTGGTCGAGTCGCGCGTCACGTCCCCGCTGCTGCCTCTCCGGGTGCTCGCCGACCGCAACCGCGGCGGCATCTACCTCTCGCTGGGCCTCGCCGTCATCGGCATGTTCGGCCTCTTCCTCTTCCTCACCTACTACCTCCAAGTGGTCAAGGGGTACAGCTCGCTCTCGACCGGCTTCGCCTTCCTGCCGATGGTCGCGGGCATGATCACGGGCTCCACGCAGATCGGCGCCCGCCTGATGACGCGCGTTCCGCCGCGCCTGCTGATGGGGCCGGGCTTCCTGCTCGCCGCGATCGGCATGCTGCTGCTGACCCGCCTGGAGATCGACTCCTCGTACGCCGGTGTCATCCTGCCGGGCATGGTCCTGCTCGGCCTCGGCATGGGCACCGCCTTCATGCCGGCCATGTCCATGGCCACCCACGGCATCGAGCCGCGTGACGCGGGCGTCGCCTCCGCGATGGTCAACACCTCGCAGCAGGTCGGCGGCGCCATCGGCACCGCGCTGCTGAACACCATCGCCGCCAGCGCCACCACCGCGTTCATCACCGACCACGCGGCGACCGCCACCGACCCGAAGCTGCTCCAGCTCCAGGCCATGGTGGACGGCTTCGCCAGCGCCATCTGGTGGGCGGTCGGCATCCTCGTGGTCGCTTCGGCCATCGCCTTCACCCTGATCAACGCCGGCAAGCCCAGCATGGGCCCGGTGAGCCAGGGCGGTGGCACGCGTGACGCCGAGGAGGACGAGTTCAAGATCCCGGTGATCGCGCACTGA
- a CDS encoding TetR/AcrR family transcriptional regulator, whose translation METVARTAPECRRRASRPRADALRNRERIVTAAREMFVELGPDVPLDDVARRAGVGNATLYRNFPDRAALTHEVVLAVMSRTADRAEEAMAEESDPFDALSRFVHAAADERVGALCPLLSGTFDKAHPELLAERLHLEGAVEDLVRRAMASGLLRTDIAVGDLMIALSQLTRPLPGIACLEIDQFAHRHLQLFLDGLRTPVRSELPGSAATLEDLRRR comes from the coding sequence GTGGAGACCGTCGCTCGAACCGCACCGGAATGCCGGCGCCGTGCGTCCCGTCCGCGGGCCGACGCGCTGCGCAACCGCGAACGGATCGTCACGGCCGCCCGGGAGATGTTCGTCGAACTCGGGCCGGACGTGCCCCTCGACGACGTCGCCCGGAGGGCCGGCGTCGGCAACGCCACGCTCTACCGGAACTTCCCCGACCGGGCCGCGCTGACCCACGAGGTCGTCCTCGCGGTCATGTCCCGGACCGCCGACCGGGCCGAAGAGGCCATGGCCGAGGAGAGCGACCCGTTCGACGCGCTCAGCCGCTTCGTGCACGCGGCCGCCGACGAACGGGTCGGGGCCCTGTGCCCCCTGCTCTCCGGGACGTTCGACAAAGCCCACCCCGAACTGCTCGCCGAGCGCCTGCACCTCGAAGGGGCCGTCGAGGATCTCGTGCGGCGGGCCATGGCCTCCGGGCTGCTGCGTACCGACATCGCGGTCGGTGACCTCATGATCGCCCTGTCCCAGCTCACCCGGCCCCTTCCCGGCATCGCCTGCCTGGAGATCGACCAGTTCGCCCACCGCCATCTGCAGCTCTTCCTCGACGGATTGCGGACCCCGGTCCGCTCCGAACTGCCCGGCTCCGCGGCGACCTTGGAGGACCTGCGGCGGCGCTGA